In Marinomonas posidonica IVIA-Po-181, a single window of DNA contains:
- a CDS encoding response regulator translates to MTHILIIDDDVELSDLLKEVLSFENFQVSTAYDGLAGLAAMSEAVDLVLLDVMMPKLNGVDTLKQLREKWDVPVLMLTAKGDEIDRVVGLELGADDYLPKPFSERELLARIRAILRRTQMAPSSEKTLDGVLFHDLKLFPGRLEAYCAGQLLDLTSTEFALLHYFVQHPGQVLTKEDLSLEVLSKRLSAFDRAVDMHVSNLRKKLPDWANGKARIKTLRGRGYLFVEGD, encoded by the coding sequence ATGACACATATTTTAATTATTGATGACGATGTTGAATTAAGTGATTTGCTTAAAGAGGTGTTGTCGTTTGAAAATTTTCAGGTATCGACCGCTTATGACGGTTTGGCTGGATTAGCGGCGATGAGTGAGGCTGTGGATCTGGTTCTGTTGGATGTCATGATGCCTAAACTAAATGGTGTTGACACCTTAAAACAGTTGCGAGAAAAGTGGGATGTGCCGGTACTAATGTTGACCGCCAAAGGAGACGAGATCGACCGCGTGGTGGGGTTGGAATTAGGTGCGGACGATTATTTGCCTAAGCCTTTTAGTGAGCGAGAATTACTGGCTCGAATCCGCGCTATTTTGCGCCGAACTCAGATGGCTCCCAGCTCTGAAAAAACTCTGGATGGGGTTTTGTTCCATGACTTAAAACTATTTCCTGGCCGCTTAGAAGCCTACTGTGCTGGGCAGTTATTGGATCTAACAAGCACTGAATTCGCCCTGTTACATTACTTTGTACAACACCCAGGGCAGGTGTTAACCAAAGAGGATCTGAGTTTAGAAGTATTAAGCAAGCGATTATCGGCGTTTGACCGTGCGGTTGATATGCATGTTTCTAATCTACGTAAAAAGCTGCCTGATTGGGCAAATGGTAAAGCTAGAATTAAAACCTTGCGCGGCCGTGGTTATTTGTTTGTCGAGGGGGATTAA
- a CDS encoding CpxP family protein, whose amino-acid sequence MTFSKKLIIASLVLPLTLGATSSFAHGDKDRKGPRGPQQECRMGDFDRGMMKELALTDNQKEQLKELRKANHDSMKAEFKKAPKPDMDAREAHMKALKDLMMADNFNSAKATELAQEMSEKRIERQVNMLSQQHKMLSVLTADQKAKFFELQQERAQDCADKPRKGKRH is encoded by the coding sequence ATGACATTCAGCAAAAAACTTATCATCGCTTCCCTTGTTTTACCCTTAACCCTAGGTGCAACAAGCAGCTTTGCTCATGGTGATAAAGACCGTAAAGGCCCACGTGGACCACAACAAGAATGCCGTATGGGGGATTTTGACCGCGGTATGATGAAAGAATTGGCACTAACAGACAACCAAAAAGAACAACTAAAAGAGCTGCGCAAAGCCAACCACGATAGCATGAAAGCTGAGTTTAAAAAAGCACCTAAGCCTGATATGGACGCTCGCGAAGCACACATGAAAGCGCTAAAAGACTTGATGATGGCAGACAATTTCAACTCTGCAAAAGCGACTGAGCTGGCACAAGAGATGAGCGAAAAACGCATTGAGCGTCAAGTAAACATGCTGAGCCAACAGCACAAAATGCTCAGTGTATTAACGGCCGATCAAAAGGCAAAATTCTTTGAGCTGCAACAAGAGCGCGCGCAAGACTGCGCAGACAAGCCTCGCAAAGGCAAACGTCATTAA
- a CDS encoding branched-chain amino acid aminotransferase — MAAFGSVFMPKMALATFENNQWSEASIVAADSIQLHPGAHVLHYSSTCFEGLKAFRHEDGSVHVFRMDQNVKRLAQSSRLLSLPELDEAAVSKMILDVVAEYAEDVPTPPGSMYIRPTHIGTEAAIGKAAAPTATSMLYVLLSPVGDYFTGGAKALRLLLEETGMRCAPHMGMVKSGANYASALGPIFQAQESVQADQILFCPNGDVQETGAANFLLIDGNEIITKGLDTCFLHGVTRSSILTLAKDLGMTISERDITVDELLERAAKPEVEAVLSGTAAVLTSVGTFIHNGKDYTVGNGEPGPIAQKLRQALNDIQWGKAEDKNNWLTKVV; from the coding sequence ATGGCGGCTTTTGGTAGCGTTTTTATGCCTAAGATGGCATTAGCGACATTCGAAAATAATCAGTGGAGTGAAGCAAGCATAGTAGCGGCGGACAGCATTCAATTGCATCCAGGTGCGCACGTCTTACATTACTCTAGTACCTGCTTTGAAGGTTTGAAGGCATTTCGCCATGAAGACGGCAGTGTGCATGTATTTCGAATGGACCAAAACGTCAAACGTTTGGCGCAAAGTAGCCGTTTGTTATCTTTGCCGGAATTGGATGAGGCGGCGGTGTCGAAAATGATTTTGGATGTGGTAGCAGAATACGCTGAGGATGTGCCAACACCTCCTGGTTCTATGTACATTCGTCCAACTCATATTGGTACGGAAGCGGCCATTGGTAAAGCGGCTGCACCAACGGCGACCTCTATGTTGTATGTTTTGTTATCGCCTGTTGGCGACTATTTTACCGGTGGCGCAAAAGCGCTACGCTTGCTGCTTGAAGAAACGGGTATGCGTTGTGCACCCCACATGGGGATGGTAAAAAGCGGTGCTAACTATGCCAGTGCACTCGGGCCGATTTTCCAAGCACAAGAATCGGTACAAGCGGATCAAATCTTGTTTTGTCCAAATGGGGATGTTCAGGAAACGGGAGCCGCTAACTTTTTGTTGATTGACGGTAATGAAATCATCACCAAAGGTTTGGACACGTGCTTCTTACATGGTGTGACACGTTCTTCTATTTTGACGCTAGCGAAAGACTTGGGTATGACAATATCTGAGCGTGATATTACGGTTGATGAGCTATTGGAACGTGCCGCTAAGCCAGAAGTCGAAGCCGTGCTATCTGGTACTGCAGCAGTATTAACGTCTGTTGGGACATTCATTCATAATGGCAAAGATTACACTGTCGGAAATGGTGAACCGGGTCCGATTGCTCAAAAACTGCGTCAGGCATTGAATGATATTCAATGGGGGAAAGCGGAAGACAAGAATAACTGGTTAACAAAAGTCGTTTAA
- a CDS encoding DUF1294 domain-containing protein: protein MFSLVVAWYGFFSLLAILAYGFDKYAAIRGHWRVQESTLHLLSVLGGWIGALMAQGVFRHKLSKKRFMLVFWGSVFVNLLGLVLVLSQWLAFL, encoded by the coding sequence ATGTTTAGCTTGGTTGTGGCTTGGTATGGTTTTTTCAGCCTTCTGGCTATTTTAGCTTACGGTTTTGATAAATACGCCGCAATACGAGGTCACTGGCGAGTGCAAGAGTCTACTTTGCATTTACTGTCTGTGTTGGGCGGCTGGATAGGGGCGTTAATGGCGCAAGGGGTATTTCGCCACAAGCTGAGTAAGAAACGGTTTATGCTGGTATTTTGGGGCAGTGTGTTTGTCAATTTATTAGGATTGGTCTTGGTATTAAGTCAGTGGTTGGCTTTTCTGTAA
- a CDS encoding DUF1499 domain-containing protein, giving the protein MTKLGVNNGQLAVCSNKPNCVSSQAEDRQHYIDPLLFTGDLVNAREAVLAILEKTKRVNLVTDEKNYLHAEFTSAVFRFVDDVEFYFLEDSPNLTSIHIRSASRVGYSDMGVNRKRMEAIRAQL; this is encoded by the coding sequence ATGACGAAGTTAGGGGTTAATAATGGCCAACTTGCAGTGTGTTCAAACAAGCCAAATTGTGTCAGTAGTCAAGCAGAAGACAGGCAACATTACATTGATCCCTTGTTGTTTACTGGTGATTTGGTTAACGCGCGGGAGGCTGTTCTGGCCATCCTAGAGAAAACCAAACGCGTCAACTTGGTTACTGATGAAAAAAATTATCTACACGCTGAATTTACGTCGGCCGTGTTTCGCTTTGTTGATGATGTCGAGTTCTATTTTTTAGAGGATTCCCCCAACTTAACGAGCATTCATATTCGTTCTGCTTCCAGAGTCGGTTATTCGGACATGGGGGTGAATCGCAAACGAATGGAAGCCATTCGAGCACAATTATAA
- a CDS encoding MAPEG family protein, which produces MIYVMFALVLLTFLVGIVAVTARVRSVLTGQVKIKYYRAMSGQTAPDYVMNTTRCFNNLFEVPVLFYVVGVLFVSLQLNSAIALLLAWLFVLLRALQALVHLTYNNVFHRMLLFWAGMIDVLLIWTLLLTELVSSA; this is translated from the coding sequence ATGATCTATGTCATGTTTGCTTTGGTGTTATTGACATTTTTGGTTGGTATTGTTGCTGTCACGGCACGGGTTAGGAGTGTGTTAACAGGGCAGGTGAAGATCAAGTATTACCGCGCCATGTCTGGTCAGACCGCGCCTGATTATGTGATGAATACTACTCGCTGTTTTAACAATCTGTTTGAAGTGCCGGTACTTTTTTACGTGGTAGGCGTGCTTTTTGTGAGCCTTCAACTGAACAGTGCAATTGCGCTGCTATTGGCCTGGTTGTTTGTTCTATTACGCGCCCTACAAGCCTTGGTGCATTTAACCTATAACAATGTGTTTCATCGTATGCTGTTGTTCTGGGCAGGCATGATAGATGTTTTGTTGATCTGGACGTTGCTGCTAACTGAGTTGGTGTCATCCGCTTGA
- a CDS encoding GyrI-like domain-containing protein — MDVSVIEEMAVRGIGVRTRNVDEMQPETAKIGDLWGRFYSQLMPKLSSNAQVFGLYTHYESDHNGWFDVVACTDSLAQGDVAEVKDYSIVAGSYLVFRGSGEMPKAVIDLWGEVWRYFSSDHCAYKRAFTTDFECYKSDREIEIYIAIE, encoded by the coding sequence ATGGACGTTAGCGTAATTGAAGAAATGGCCGTTCGCGGCATTGGGGTGCGTACCCGAAATGTGGATGAAATGCAGCCTGAAACCGCCAAAATTGGTGATTTGTGGGGGCGCTTTTACAGTCAGTTAATGCCCAAGTTATCGTCCAATGCTCAGGTATTTGGTTTGTATACTCATTATGAGTCTGATCATAATGGTTGGTTTGATGTGGTGGCCTGTACGGATAGTTTGGCTCAAGGTGATGTGGCAGAAGTGAAGGATTATTCGATTGTCGCAGGATCTTATCTGGTCTTTCGTGGCTCAGGTGAAATGCCAAAAGCGGTGATTGATTTATGGGGCGAGGTTTGGCGCTATTTTAGTTCCGATCACTGTGCTTATAAACGTGCTTTTACAACGGATTTTGAATGTTATAAAAGTGACCGCGAAATCGAGATCTATATCGCTATTGAGTAA
- a CDS encoding DinB family protein → MISQEYCQKLAVYHSLMNQQLYSACEKLSDNERKEDNKLFFKSIHGTLNHLLFGDIAWLSRFLQKENEIPDIGQELYSDYYDLWQARKEWDQKLLDWSATVEHEWLASDFTFTSKVDQSTRTRPAWLLVSHLFNHGTHHRGQLTTILSQYDIDYGVTDIPFLIVE, encoded by the coding sequence ATGATTTCTCAAGAATATTGTCAAAAGTTAGCCGTCTATCATTCCTTAATGAATCAGCAATTGTATTCCGCTTGTGAAAAATTATCGGATAACGAAAGAAAAGAAGACAATAAGCTCTTTTTTAAATCGATTCACGGAACCTTGAACCATCTTTTATTTGGGGACATAGCGTGGCTTTCACGTTTCCTTCAGAAGGAAAATGAAATACCAGACATTGGTCAAGAACTCTATTCAGATTATTATGACCTTTGGCAAGCTCGAAAGGAGTGGGATCAAAAACTCTTGGACTGGTCTGCTACGGTTGAGCATGAATGGTTAGCCAGCGATTTTACGTTTACCAGTAAAGTGGATCAGTCAACAAGAACTCGCCCTGCATGGTTATTGGTTTCTCATTTATTCAATCATGGAACCCATCATAGAGGTCAGCTTACGACAATCTTAAGTCAATACGACATAGATTATGGTGTGACAGATATCCCGTTTTTGATAGTCGAATAA
- a CDS encoding DoxX family protein: MNKKVMNYLVYVSLALCTFAFGAAGAAKLAGVEQMHLSFALMGLPAWFGYFIGACELAGAIGIWFKKLRLYAASGLAIIMLGALYFHTVYETIANGIPAIILLLLLVHILVNRIKTRAA, translated from the coding sequence ATGAACAAAAAAGTAATGAATTATTTAGTCTATGTATCGTTGGCTTTGTGTACGTTTGCATTTGGCGCGGCAGGTGCGGCAAAGCTTGCAGGTGTTGAGCAAATGCATTTGTCCTTTGCATTAATGGGCTTACCAGCTTGGTTTGGTTATTTTATTGGAGCGTGTGAGCTAGCGGGTGCGATTGGCATTTGGTTCAAAAAACTACGTCTTTATGCGGCGAGTGGTTTAGCAATCATCATGCTTGGGGCATTGTATTTTCATACTGTCTACGAAACCATCGCGAATGGCATTCCTGCAATCATTTTATTGCTTTTGTTGGTTCATATACTGGTTAATCGTATTAAAACCCGCGCAGCGTAG
- a CDS encoding LysR family transcriptional regulator: MKLDQLKMFVTVAKLGSLSQASARLHKTQPAISQSIRQLEKGFNLPLFNRSGYRLELTEAGKTLYQKASNLLDEASNLQQAADHIALGNELSITIAIEASFDLKGILPLLENLQRQFPNTQIIIEQEYLSGALEALQNETATLCITPSIDLLETELKTEKHRLTGGFLVNVASPKLINRNDTLKNRQDLLKECQIIVKDSGSASKNLEWGVIEGQNRWYVNDYHTKKMLIENGMGWGKLPSYLVEDSLRNGTLIMLSLNDIQNKTPMDYFIMKDKSKPLGPVAQATWEQFERYSFD; this comes from the coding sequence ATGAAGCTTGATCAGCTCAAAATGTTTGTCACCGTGGCTAAACTAGGCTCTTTGAGCCAAGCAAGCGCGCGCCTACACAAGACTCAGCCAGCCATTAGTCAAAGCATTCGCCAGTTAGAAAAAGGCTTTAATTTACCTTTATTTAATCGCTCAGGTTATCGTTTAGAATTAACGGAAGCGGGAAAGACTCTGTATCAGAAAGCGTCCAACCTATTAGACGAGGCGTCGAATTTACAACAAGCCGCTGACCACATCGCCCTCGGAAATGAATTAAGCATTACCATTGCCATTGAAGCCTCTTTTGATTTAAAAGGCATTTTACCCCTGCTAGAAAACTTACAAAGGCAATTCCCAAACACTCAAATCATCATAGAACAGGAATATCTAAGCGGAGCCTTAGAGGCCCTTCAAAATGAAACGGCTACTCTCTGTATCACACCATCAATCGACCTCTTAGAAACGGAATTAAAAACAGAAAAACATCGATTAACAGGCGGCTTCTTAGTCAATGTGGCTTCGCCTAAACTGATCAACCGAAATGACACACTTAAAAACCGCCAAGACCTTTTAAAAGAATGCCAAATTATCGTAAAAGACTCTGGAAGTGCCTCTAAAAACCTAGAATGGGGAGTCATAGAAGGGCAAAATAGATGGTATGTGAACGATTACCACACTAAAAAGATGTTAATCGAAAATGGCATGGGCTGGGGGAAACTCCCGAGCTACTTAGTTGAAGATAGTCTAAGAAATGGCACTTTAATTATGCTTTCCCTGAATGACATCCAAAACAAAACCCCCATGGACTATTTCATTATGAAAGATAAATCAAAACCCTTAGGACCCGTTGCGCAAGCCACTTGGGAACAGTTCGAACGCTATTCGTTTGATTGA
- the cfa gene encoding cyclopropane fatty acyl phospholipid synthase has product MSTANPLNEENALSSESINEPPQTAKTFIAKHHDHSSLDTWFTNLLSKADITVNGPNPWDPQLHNPNLWSRVLKQGSLGLGEAYMDGWWDCQQIDEFIRRIINAELDKIITGRWTLIRHWLKATLFNRQSVKRAYQVGEQHYDVGNDLYQAMLDESMAYSCGYWKEADTLHQAQLNKLRLICEKAQLNKAESVVEIGCGWGSFAEIAAREYEVNVTGVTISKEQEKLAKERCKGLPVDIKLMDYRSLEGQYDKAVSIGMFEHVGPKNYGTYMQTAHNLIKEDGIFVLHTIGSDKSATGTDPWIDKYIFPNGVIPTLTQISESAEPYFVIEDVHNFGQDYATTLLAWHSNFEKAWPQLQNQYSERFYRMWTYYLKVCAAAFQSRSLQLYQVVLRKRLTPLERYHSPR; this is encoded by the coding sequence ATGAGTACAGCTAACCCCTTGAATGAAGAAAACGCTCTCTCTAGCGAATCCATAAATGAGCCACCTCAAACAGCAAAGACTTTTATTGCAAAACACCATGACCACTCAAGTCTGGATACTTGGTTTACTAACTTACTAAGCAAAGCTGACATCACAGTCAACGGACCTAATCCTTGGGATCCACAACTGCATAACCCGAACCTTTGGAGTAGAGTATTAAAACAAGGTTCCTTAGGGTTGGGTGAAGCCTATATGGATGGATGGTGGGACTGCCAACAAATTGACGAATTTATTCGACGTATTATCAACGCGGAATTAGACAAAATCATTACTGGTCGTTGGACTCTGATAAGACATTGGTTAAAAGCCACATTATTTAATCGCCAATCCGTAAAACGTGCCTATCAGGTTGGCGAACAACATTATGATGTCGGTAACGATCTCTATCAAGCCATGCTTGACGAGAGCATGGCTTATTCCTGCGGTTACTGGAAAGAAGCTGATACCCTTCATCAGGCACAGCTTAATAAATTACGTCTAATCTGCGAAAAAGCACAATTAAACAAAGCAGAATCCGTTGTTGAAATTGGTTGCGGTTGGGGCAGCTTTGCGGAGATTGCCGCCAGAGAATATGAGGTCAATGTTACTGGTGTAACCATATCGAAAGAACAAGAGAAACTTGCAAAGGAACGCTGTAAAGGACTGCCTGTCGATATTAAATTGATGGATTATCGCAGTTTAGAAGGGCAATACGACAAAGCCGTTTCAATTGGTATGTTTGAACACGTAGGTCCCAAAAATTACGGTACCTATATGCAAACAGCCCATAATCTCATAAAAGAGGATGGTATTTTCGTATTACACACCATAGGCAGCGACAAAAGTGCCACAGGAACCGACCCTTGGATAGACAAATACATTTTTCCTAACGGCGTTATTCCTACACTAACCCAAATAAGTGAATCAGCCGAGCCTTATTTCGTGATCGAAGACGTTCATAATTTTGGGCAAGACTACGCCACCACACTGCTTGCATGGCATAGCAATTTTGAAAAAGCTTGGCCGCAACTGCAAAACCAATACAGTGAGCGATTTTATAGAATGTGGACATATTATCTGAAAGTCTGCGCTGCAGCGTTCCAAAGTCGCTCACTGCAGCTATATCAAGTCGTATTGAGAAAACGTCTTACACCACTAGAAAGATACCACAGCCCTCGATGA
- a CDS encoding GNAT family N-acetyltransferase encodes MSIGEATIDDARVIADIISRSNKDVAEEFGLNLANNPKHPSFCKEDWVLSDFERGEEYFIYKNGAVGVGCVAFENPKPGVAYLNRLSVLPEYRQNGVGEELVRHIFKYAKLKNIQRVSIGVIANHIKLKNWYLKLGFVEGEIRGFQHLPFDVQYMSFNVS; translated from the coding sequence ATGAGTATAGGTGAGGCGACCATTGATGATGCTAGAGTGATTGCAGACATTATCTCTAGATCAAATAAAGATGTCGCGGAAGAATTTGGATTGAACCTCGCCAATAACCCCAAACATCCTTCTTTTTGCAAGGAAGATTGGGTGTTGTCCGATTTTGAGCGAGGAGAAGAATATTTTATATATAAAAATGGCGCTGTTGGTGTTGGATGTGTTGCTTTTGAAAATCCAAAGCCTGGCGTAGCCTACTTAAATCGCCTTTCTGTATTACCTGAATATCGTCAAAATGGGGTAGGGGAAGAGCTTGTAAGGCATATTTTCAAGTACGCTAAGTTAAAGAACATTCAAAGAGTCAGTATTGGGGTTATTGCAAATCATATAAAACTCAAGAACTGGTATCTGAAGCTTGGTTTTGTCGAAGGTGAGATAAGAGGCTTTCAGCACCTCCCTTTCGATGTTCAATACATGAGTTTTAATGTTAGTTAA
- a CDS encoding GNAT family N-acetyltransferase produces the protein MILLRDMRQEEFPAYSQYFIDDYSQEIAKNYGHSLEVSVELAKKDLHRSFPNGLEDNAHSLLCIEAEVDGECKLVGYLWHCVNISDNSTFVYDFFIFSEYRGLGYGTESILALETQLQAIGINQIKLRVAYHNDRALKLYKKVGFEITGFNMSKKVSELP, from the coding sequence ATGATCCTACTTAGAGATATGCGCCAAGAGGAATTCCCAGCTTACAGTCAATATTTTATTGATGATTATAGTCAGGAAATTGCTAAGAATTATGGGCATTCGTTAGAAGTTTCAGTCGAATTAGCCAAGAAAGATCTGCATCGGAGTTTCCCCAACGGATTGGAAGACAATGCGCATTCATTGTTATGTATTGAGGCAGAAGTCGATGGTGAATGTAAGCTTGTGGGTTACCTTTGGCACTGCGTAAACATTAGTGATAACTCTACCTTCGTTTATGACTTCTTTATTTTCAGTGAATATCGAGGTTTAGGTTATGGCACTGAATCCATTTTAGCACTGGAAACTCAGCTACAGGCTATTGGCATTAACCAAATAAAACTTAGAGTGGCGTACCATAATGATCGTGCGCTTAAGTTATATAAAAAGGTCGGTTTTGAGATTACAGGTTTCAATATGTCCAAGAAAGTCAGTGAGTTGCCTTAA
- a CDS encoding LysR family transcriptional regulator: protein MFEAMEQFVRVVELGSFSAAAESLGKKPSSITRKVNQLEHEVKTKLLIRSTRRLDLTPDGEQFYNQCKQILQSVDTAKHSFVKDDARVDGSLGIATFDTVGRGVLVPLIAQFRAKHPETKIAISLDNNLSDLHKGPFDLAIRYGRPDDSSLLFRPLRNMPNVLVASPSYLQQSAPLESPEDLKFHACLAFYRSRQYTWWHFKKGSEHRKIRIDPTLSSEGGTPLLMWAKAHQGITLVSKLFIEEDLKNGNLVELLPNWQASLTEQDNAMLYLVWKPSSAQKPIVRAMINDIVAELSDRE from the coding sequence GTGTTTGAGGCTATGGAGCAATTTGTGCGAGTGGTTGAATTAGGCTCATTTAGCGCGGCGGCGGAGTCGTTAGGGAAAAAGCCGAGTTCCATCACCAGAAAGGTCAATCAACTTGAGCATGAAGTGAAAACCAAATTGCTGATTCGCTCGACTCGTCGGCTGGACCTGACGCCAGATGGGGAGCAGTTTTATAATCAATGTAAACAAATCTTGCAGTCTGTTGATACCGCCAAGCACAGCTTCGTAAAAGACGATGCTAGGGTTGATGGCAGTTTGGGTATCGCCACATTTGACACCGTAGGGCGAGGCGTTCTTGTACCGCTTATTGCTCAATTTAGAGCGAAACACCCAGAGACCAAGATTGCGATCAGTCTGGATAATAATTTGTCTGATCTTCATAAAGGTCCATTTGATTTGGCCATTCGATATGGGCGTCCTGATGACTCAAGTTTGCTTTTTCGACCGCTAAGAAATATGCCAAATGTTCTTGTTGCCTCACCGTCTTATCTTCAACAGTCGGCGCCACTTGAATCGCCAGAGGATTTGAAATTCCACGCTTGTTTGGCTTTTTATCGATCTCGCCAATACACTTGGTGGCATTTCAAAAAGGGCTCAGAACATCGAAAAATTCGCATTGACCCAACGCTTTCGTCAGAAGGTGGAACCCCCTTGTTGATGTGGGCTAAAGCGCACCAAGGCATCACCTTGGTGAGTAAGCTTTTCATTGAAGAGGATCTTAAAAATGGCAACTTGGTTGAGTTATTACCCAATTGGCAGGCCTCACTGACTGAGCAAGATAACGCCATGCTGTATTTGGTTTGGAAACCGTCATCAGCACAAAAGCCAATTGTCAGAGCCATGATTAACGACATTGTCGCTGAGTTGAGCGACAGAGAATAA
- a CDS encoding nitroreductase family protein: MSVFNLIEKRRSIKHFDPDHKMSDQAFHKLINASILAPTSFNIQHWRFVRVVDSQQRQKIQHAAWNQEQISSASELVIIVANTQAWSDNPRRYWKNTPNEVQDMLVSMLENFYQDKAWLQRDEAIRSGAMAGQNLMLAAEEMGYNTSPMIGIEFDKVADLIKLPKDHVIVMMLAIGKGTKPAQPRGGQLPVEELVIEDAF; this comes from the coding sequence ATGAGTGTATTCAACCTAATCGAGAAAAGACGTTCAATTAAGCATTTTGATCCAGACCATAAAATGTCGGACCAAGCCTTCCATAAACTCATCAACGCATCGATTCTGGCACCCACTTCCTTCAACATTCAGCATTGGCGCTTTGTCCGCGTGGTCGATAGCCAACAGCGGCAAAAAATTCAGCATGCAGCGTGGAACCAAGAACAAATCAGTTCCGCGTCTGAACTCGTCATCATAGTCGCGAATACCCAAGCTTGGTCCGACAACCCGAGAAGATACTGGAAGAATACCCCAAATGAAGTTCAAGACATGCTGGTGTCCATGCTAGAAAACTTCTATCAGGACAAAGCATGGCTACAAAGAGACGAAGCCATTCGATCCGGTGCCATGGCAGGGCAGAACCTAATGCTGGCCGCCGAAGAAATGGGCTACAACACCAGCCCAATGATCGGCATCGAATTCGACAAGGTGGCCGATCTCATTAAACTGCCGAAAGACCATGTCATCGTCATGATGCTGGCCATCGGCAAAGGTACCAAACCCGCACAGCCACGTGGTGGACAACTTCCGGTAGAAGAACTGGTGATCGAAGACGCGTTTTAA
- a CDS encoding transposase — translation MMPLLGRQYVRYFNYTYQRTGSLWEGRFRSCLVQNQDYLFHLYPYIELNPVRADMVKDPADYSWSSYQCNGLGINSDLLIPHELYQPLGETKEEWCNAYRDMCQYQVDGKLLEGIRLTANKGLA, via the coding sequence ATGATGCCGTTGCTGGGCAGACAATACGTTCGATATTTTAATTATACCTATCAGCGAACTGGTTCCTTATGGGAAGGGCGTTTTCGATCTTGCTTAGTACAAAATCAAGACTACCTTTTCCATTTGTACCCTTATATTGAGCTCAACCCAGTTAGGGCGGATATGGTGAAAGATCCTGCAGATTATTCTTGGTCGAGCTATCAATGCAACGGTTTAGGTATCAATAGTGATCTACTGATACCCCATGAACTCTACCAACCATTGGGAGAAACAAAAGAAGAGTGGTGTAATGCGTATCGAGATATGTGTCAGTATCAGGTAGATGGTAAATTATTAGAAGGTATTCGTTTAACTGCCAATAAAGGCTTAGCGTAA